In the Engystomops pustulosus chromosome 2, aEngPut4.maternal, whole genome shotgun sequence genome, one interval contains:
- the RNASEH2B gene encoding ribonuclease H2 subunit B isoform X1, which translates to MAPRRKKPGDVPRDQWVLIAPDSLKDDAKKPSSKTLFAKLRSPMTDKGAMFLFINNGQQVCEVKAFQEEFRSWFIGQTVQEDGRLLYVTPVDPLFLVLYYLMKADKEQGKFQPVEQIVVDEEFPSCNLLLQCTLVEKSLHHVTEEKEIGSKKFYRYSKEKTLTWLKKKVDQTVKVLKDSDVCVGGRTQSANFVRIKQESDVKEEDYVRYAHGLISEYITEDLRSELSTYLHLPDVSSPTPEPPTKKRRVSDKPVEAEEDYTKYNSNDKGKKSNSKMTSAQKSLAKVDKSGMKNISSFFSPKGKATK; encoded by the exons ATTCCCTTAAAGATGATGCAAAGAAGCCAAGTAGTAAAACATTGTTTGCTAAATTACGCAGTCCCATGACAG ATAAAGGGGCCATGTTCTTATTCATTAACAATGGGCAGCAGGTCTGCGAGGTGAAGGCTTTCCAGGAAGAATTCAGATCATGGTTTATCGGTCAGACAGTTCAAGAAG ATGGCAGATTACTGTATGTCACACCAGTAGACCCACTGTTTTTGGTGCTGTACTATCTGATGAAAGCTGACAAAGAG caAGGAAAATTTCAGCCGGTGGAACAGATTGTGGTAGATGAAGAGTTTCCATCGTGTAACTTGTTGCTGCAGTGCACACTAGTAGAAAAATCTCTCCACCATGTCACAGAAGAAAAAG AAATTGGCAGCAAGAAATTTTACAGGTACAGCAAAGAAAAGACACTTACATGGTTAAAGAAAAAG GTTGATCAGACTGTTAAAGTACTGAAGGACAGTGATGTATGTGTCGGGGGCAGAACACAGTCTGCCAACTTTGTGCGGATTAAACAAGAATCAGACGTTAAAGAAG AGGACTACGTACGTTATGCACATGGTCTGATATCAGAATATATCACTGAAGATCTTCGCAGCGAGCTGTCTACCTATTTACA TCTTCCAGATGTCTCCAGCCCAACCCCAGAACCGCCAACAAAG AAAAGGAGAGTGTCTGACAAACCcgtggaagcagaagaggactaCACAAAATATAATTCAAATGACAAAGGCAAAAAG AGTAATAGCAAGATGACGTCCGCTCAGAAATCCCTGGCCAAAGTGGATAAGAGTGGAATGAAAAACATATCATCTTTTTTCAGTCCAAAAGGCAAAGCCACAAAATAA
- the RNASEH2B gene encoding ribonuclease H2 subunit B isoform X2, protein MAPRRKKPGDVPRDQWVLIAPDSLKDDAKKPSSKTLFAKLRSPMTDKGAMFLFINNGQQVCEVKAFQEEFRSWFIGQTVQEDGRLLYVTPVDPLFLVLYYLMKADKEQGKFQPVEQIVVDEEFPSCNLLLQCTLVEKSLHHVTEEKEIGSKKFYRYSKEKTLTWLKKKVDQTVKVLKDSDVCVGGRTQSANFVRIKQESDVKEEDYVRYAHGLISEYITEDLRSELSTYLHLPDVSSPTPEPPTKSNSKMTSAQKSLAKVDKSGMKNISSFFSPKGKATK, encoded by the exons ATTCCCTTAAAGATGATGCAAAGAAGCCAAGTAGTAAAACATTGTTTGCTAAATTACGCAGTCCCATGACAG ATAAAGGGGCCATGTTCTTATTCATTAACAATGGGCAGCAGGTCTGCGAGGTGAAGGCTTTCCAGGAAGAATTCAGATCATGGTTTATCGGTCAGACAGTTCAAGAAG ATGGCAGATTACTGTATGTCACACCAGTAGACCCACTGTTTTTGGTGCTGTACTATCTGATGAAAGCTGACAAAGAG caAGGAAAATTTCAGCCGGTGGAACAGATTGTGGTAGATGAAGAGTTTCCATCGTGTAACTTGTTGCTGCAGTGCACACTAGTAGAAAAATCTCTCCACCATGTCACAGAAGAAAAAG AAATTGGCAGCAAGAAATTTTACAGGTACAGCAAAGAAAAGACACTTACATGGTTAAAGAAAAAG GTTGATCAGACTGTTAAAGTACTGAAGGACAGTGATGTATGTGTCGGGGGCAGAACACAGTCTGCCAACTTTGTGCGGATTAAACAAGAATCAGACGTTAAAGAAG AGGACTACGTACGTTATGCACATGGTCTGATATCAGAATATATCACTGAAGATCTTCGCAGCGAGCTGTCTACCTATTTACA TCTTCCAGATGTCTCCAGCCCAACCCCAGAACCGCCAACAAAG AGTAATAGCAAGATGACGTCCGCTCAGAAATCCCTGGCCAAAGTGGATAAGAGTGGAATGAAAAACATATCATCTTTTTTCAGTCCAAAAGGCAAAGCCACAAAATAA